The Culex pipiens pallens isolate TS chromosome 2, TS_CPP_V2, whole genome shotgun sequence DNA window gggtgactttgataggtttgcgatttttccgcaaaatgaagaatacaattaaaatacgtacagaattgtttagaatcattctgaccgtggtagaaaagtgttcaaagaacctcaaaaacaaattttcatgaaattttgaaaagtttaaaaagttagtaaactaaagttaagaaaatggtgATGGaactcattattttaaacttctcaaagtgtcatgattttctcaatgaacatgatattgaatcggaaaacggaatgcattttcggattttttggacaattttccactaggagaaggtaaaataagtttgtaaataataaataatatgtgtttttgaaacacaatttaaaaaaaaaacttcaaatttataggcaatttcagttgaacaaatttcatgtaaaatgtgaaaacttgcgattagtgcttcgaattcagtataaaatgcaatataaatcgataattttataaacaaaactagtttttgcaaatttcaggcaaaattccgactttttaacaattttacctaaaatttatatttattttgttaaaaagcttataaactttgttaactaaatataaacattgatttttttttcttaaaaacaatatCAGCAACTTCAGTAATGGTACAttcaacgtacaaataaagtttaaacatcctaaatatgattttaacaagaaaaactctgactatcaaagtcaccccggaatttaaactaagaatttttaacgtaactatttttctaatcactattgaaaaaactttttttccaaaatagtgcatggactttgtgtggcctaccccagtacatgttttaaaaataataatgttgagtaaaaccttacctgttggaaaatattccaaaaacaagttGAAATCCATAATGATATAACATTTCAGTTTTATTTAACCCTAACCCTGTACTTCTagttttcaaacgattggcattaatGCCAAGTTTCGACATATTTTAGGGAAATATGAGTATTCCTTCTCAATTACTTCTCTTCGTAAAAAGTAGTTTGatttattgtttgaaaaacttttttcatttagaaattgcGGGACAAATGTAAGGAATCAGGAAGTAAATGATTCGTTTCATTCTTATAAGATACTGTATActgtagggaccatccacaaaccacgtggacaccccCCCCGCCCCCTATCgtagacaatttccatacaaataaaatcttttttgtatggagcgtgggcaATCGCCAACCCCTCCTAAAGTGTCAATGTGGTTTGTggatttgtggatggtcccgtatACAGTATACTGTATTATTACCTCATTCTTGACCAATATACCACAATAGACCATTCACCTGAAAGTCAAtccccttaaccctctactgcaatttttttttttttgaaaaaggttattttgagcaacttttgttctacgaaaaacattacttcacttgttttatgtttttcttgtttcctttttttagttttttttagcatttatcttgtttagttaatgtttgtttttgatagtatttggcctattcaaaaaaaactcttaaataatttgtaaataaaacctaaaatacaacttgaatgtgaggaaggcaccaaccaccttaaggtggattaagtaacgtttttaaatacaatttttgaaaaaaaaaatagttacaataATCTGGAAACAatcataaatattatttttaaagtttagcgTATTTAGATAATTTGGGTTTAatctgaaaatcattttttttttttaatatttttatatctgTTTTAGTACAAAGAGTGATTTTAACTTTGAGTGTAGATTTGCATCAAATGGTCACAACTTTGAACTTCgtctttttgataaattgatatgtACGATACTGAGAATAGTTTAAATGCCTCTAATTTAACAACAATGCTAGGGTTCAAATATTTGGGAAGGGGATTTTTAAAGATCGTTTTGGAAATCTTTAAAGCAATAAGTTGTTTTTGGTGAAATACATACTGTACCATGCCATGAAATTTGTGAAGAAACTATTAAATAGGGCCAATATGCAGCTTCAAAGGAGAGGGCTGCACGGACACTTTTTTGATACTCTGTATTTCAAATCACACCACAAATTGTCGTAAAAGAGCCGACTTATATCCGAATATACTGGACTAACTATCCCAaaagtcgctggttcgaattaAAGCGCAGGAATTCGGCTTCATCTCCCCGAACCATACTTTCACACTTAGGTGACCCGGGTGTGAAAGTCTGTATCAAAATACAAGATGCTAGCCATTGGTACTATAAGTGGTCATGACCACGAGCCACGAGGTTTGTAGGCTTCCGAAAGGCTAACATGTGCTATAAAATACACCCTGTACACTGAATCCGTTCCTTGGTGCTGTTTAAAAAGTTATCTTTTCTCgcctttttcaagaatattgcaTAAAAATCGTGAGGTTTTTTTATATGTCCTGTAAACAAGCAAACCAATTTCTTATAGAAGCTTTTAAAAGAAACATTAAAACTCTTGCTAGAATTGCATTGCGTAAGCAAGCAAAAAGAAAACACGTGGCGCGCAAATCACAGTAACCAATGAGGAAATTCGCGCCGACAAGACCACCCCGGCGCTCACTGGGTTCCACCTTCAGTGATTGCTAGGAAAAGCAATCGGTAGCGCTCTCTGTGCGACAGCAAAAGTTGAGTCGCGGGTTGTTACAAGAGACGACTCGAGAGAGTCATGAGGGTTTTCTCTCTcgagataaaaaataaactttcagtCAGAGGTTGTTACGATCGCAGATTGTTACAACCCATGATTGTCGCTGAATCAGCTCTTGTTCGCGCTCCATGCACCCCTGCATGTGACCCCATCGTATGCCCCCTTTGCCACCTAACCTATGCCGTGtcacatttgttttgatttcatcTTCTTTTTCCACGTTTTATGCTCAATTTCAGAGACTTCAAACACTTTGGGGGCCGTTTTCTTCAACGTGGTCCAGGTGACATGCTTCAGCGAGAGACGCCCGTGTTCAATTTGGCAGAGGTCAGTACGAACGTgttggggagggaagaggggCAGCATAACGGTCTTTTGACGCCAACGGATGCGTTACGCACGACGGTCGTGAACTTGATTTGAATCCAACCGAGTGTCAAGTGTTTAAACCGTGAGAACTTGAtgagttttaaatgttttaagcaTTTCTATCAGTGATAACCTTGGGTGCCCTAAATTTTACCTACAAGTTGTTGTATTTCTTTTGACTATTTTGGGatgtattttggaatatttagaAGCACATTACCTAGCACAATCTTGTGACACGTTCTATTTTTTACATGACACGTGCGACACTTTTTTCGATCTttggtcccaaaattcaaaatttgcaagaaGTCTACAATGGCCTTAGGCAggtttatattttgtttaaagtttCTGTCTGATCTGTTGGGATCCTATCAATGAATGGATGACGTATTTTACGTTTTGTACCGATCTGTGGGTTTAACattgaaaagttgttatttCAAATGCATAAATAAGCGTTATACACTTGAAGTGGACTTGAAGTTAAACTTGCAATGGCCTTATGTCAAACTTTGTTCTCAGCTTACCTAGCAAGCAAGTCACACAACATaaacttttcatgaaaattgtaaaatacgGAAAATTAATACTTAAAGCTGTGTTTCATTTTACTgattaacattaaaatttcactctaaaaaaaaaccgattccATGAATTCGTTTTCAaagtgaatttccttgtcagcaccactcaaaaatatttatttcactttgtttacacacattgcccatctacaaaatgtgacaggtcatttttcgacgtgtgacgttacacttgcaagtgtagtagtgaagaagatgttccgccgaataatcaagatgatgatttttttagatttgtttttaccgatctttcgtgcgcgagagaggagagccatgctccattcggatttttttctcttgatgaacatccaaagattttcttttgatgatgattattccatcgctgactGGTGATAATGTTTCCTACATTCTGAACAGGGACAACAGATTTTAAATTGCTCAaaagcattttaattttaaaaaagaaatttctttgttgtgctttggaaaTCGAATCACCAATTATTCTTTATTCAATGTGATTCAGATTGATcatgtttcataaaaatatttacataaattaaaaatagaattGTTGGATGTCTTCCGCCAACTGGGACTACATTCTGAATAGGGACTATATATTTTTAcacattaaatttgaaaatcggtttTGCTAGTTTGTTTTTTATGTtaatgttttcatatttttaaatttaaaaatatcttaacTTTGTGCAAAAAAGGGGTTCTATTCAATTCCCCAGAAATATTAAGGACCTTGAAAAACATGTTATGtttcccatttggcataatgccatTTAGTAATTGGCATTGGGTCAATTGGCATAATGATATTCAATGTTAGAATCGTTTTATAGACTTGTGATAACGTCTGACACTAATTGATTTTTTCGTCCTTTAAGAAGGGAAAACAGCTGAaacaaaattcaacttgtgacAGCAGTTATCGCAATTCAAGAGAGTTTTCCTTTCTTTCAAGAAGGGAGAATTCAACTTTAaaggaaaaattcaacttttgtcaGAAGTAATGATAGGCAAGAGAGTTTTTCCTTCATTGAAGATTAACAACTCAACTttaaagggatttttttttcttttgtcagaagttatcacaagtcacaggagttttcccttcttttaagaTGAATAACTCAACTTTAAAGGGAAAATTGaacttgtgtcagcagttatcatAAGTCAACATAACAttcctttctttaaagaaagATTTATGCAGTTGTCACAATAAAAGCTAAATCTAAACACTTTACATTTTAAACCTAATCACGTTTTGAAATAAAGTACAttacgaaattaaaaaaaaaaacttttctggggaatgggtcattctggggaattAGTTTCTGGGAAATGGACCATTCTGGGGGAtggcattctggggaatgggatagaaccaaATAGGGCTTCAATAGCTGTCCAAATTCGTTAcctctgattctgattctgattttcaCCAGTTACCGATACCTAAGACATAATGATAAAATATGAAGAGCATCTATAATTCATTTTCAACAACCCTGCGCACCATCTTTAAGGCAACCACCCCCATTCATTCCATTTATACccagaatttttcaattttatttgttggcaggaaattctctataattaaattctgtcgattggagcatgtttagggagcccaaatctatcataccttgacgaaactgaagcgtttactgacatccacttcaaaaatttcagttgtgtaatttttccattcagctacgttgtttttttttcaaatattctacCGTTCTTCACTTTATTAACGGTAATTCGAAACCATCAGGGTAAAAGACCTTAAGAACCACCACCGGCAAGTCGTAGTTGAACATGCCTAACTTTCAAGTTCAATTAGATTGGTATCGTCTTCTCCACACAATCAGAAAAGACAAACCATAAAACCAGAGAGCCCCATCATCTCTCTCTTCCCATGTCATCTAACCTTCGATCTGTGATTTTTCAGCCCTGAGGGTCACTCTACAGCCGCAGAGTCGTGCCCGCTGCAGTTCTACGCGTCCGACTATTACGTGCCACCTTATCTGCAGCCTCAGCCCGACCTCTTCTACTACCAAAACTCTCTCAAGCGGTCGTTTGATCCAAAGTCCTACGAAGACGTCAACAAACAGCAGCTGAGGCGGGAGTCGTTGAACTTGATTTCGAGAAACTTGGTCAAAGATATGTTTATCCGGCCGTTGAATGGGTTCATTAAGTACTACCTCACTGCCAAGTCCGTTGTTTACGGCTAGAGGGATCGGACTCTTGGGACGATGATCAGCTGTTGACGGCCGGACATTGGAGCGAGGATGGAGGGGGGGACTTCAACTCTGTACTCTTAGAATAGCCTTTTTTTCATGAGACTGATTGGCCGATGAGCACTGCGCCAAGGGCGCTGGTGCTTGTGAGTGCCACTAGAATGTGTAAGAAACCTTAGATTAGACAAAAACTAGCGGTTTGCTGATCTTCCAGCGATTGGCATTGATTTGATTTAgcatttttgttcgtgattttaGAAAGCACCAACCTTAGCATAATTCAGTATTATGATTTCATAGCGTAAGTAGACAAGAACAAGTTGAATTTTAACATATCTTTCAGTCCAAACTTCTTCATTTTTAGAATACACGGACCATATTTTCACATTCTCAATTCATAGGGTGATTTTTGGAAGTTCGTATAGAATCTGTTgcaattttaaccctctacaatccagccccgcctttagacgggcttcgatttgaaaaatcgccaaaaatccattttttaaccaattttggtctttaaaaagcattggaaagaagaactcttaaaattttagaaaattcatgggttggaagtttaacttgtgttgactttgccaatgtttttaattttttttatggttcaACTTTGGATGTGTTTTTTGCtaatatttcctatattttaactaaaaagaaatatgcagtaatttttgtagggtCCCAgcctatgcctctacgcattttcttacaatttaaatgataacggTGCCGtattatagcagaaaatgtgaaaaacaagcaaaaaatttaaaatgtgactgtaaaaacatgaaaaatagataggcaaaatgtaatgataggaagtggtagaataggccaaatactaccaaaaacaaacctaaaataaacaagataaatgcaaattaaaatactaaaaataaatcaagaaatacataaaacaagagaagtaaagtttttttatggaacaaaagttgctcaaaacaacctcctgaacacgggaaaaataaaaaaaatcgaaaaaaaattgggctgtAGAGAGTTAATATTTTCCTGAAAATTTTGGAGAGAAGGatgtttttctcaaaagtttgtTTGATTACTAcacaaatcgacaaaaatgaatACGCAACCACAACTCATGGGGAAGCATCAACTTTGAGGTCCCCTgaaacacgtgcattttgaattttttaa harbors:
- the LOC120421372 gene encoding group 3 secretory phospholipase A2-like isoform X2, which gives rise to MLLAFDTKKVRQVPRESVASLEEVCNEASGISGELQGGLGFIYPGTKWCGPGDIAANYSDVGRYADEDRCCREHDMCPNILLPGECRRGLCNRGTFTRSHCDCDARFRRCLQNLNTETSNTLGAVFFNVVQVTCFSERRPCSIWQSPEGHSTAAESCPLQFYASDYYVPPYLQPQPDLFYYQNSLKRSFDPKSYEDVNKQQLRRESLNLISRNLVKDMFIRPLNGFIKYYLTAKSVVYG